In Paenibacillus kyungheensis, the following are encoded in one genomic region:
- a CDS encoding NADP-dependent oxidoreductase, whose protein sequence is MKRTMKAAQITKYSKQIKAQVNTIEIPDIADHEVLVKVKAAAVNPLEMLIMTGSVKFIQDYNFPLTIGNELAGVIENVGKNVHGFQVGDDIYTRLPLNKIGAFAEYVAVDAGAIAHMPKNLSYAEASAVALTGLTAYQGLHEELEAKSGQSVFIPGGSGSFGQIAVPIAKDMGLQVIVSGNAQTRERTLQIGADRYLDYTKENYVDVLSQIDYVIDTLGAEEFDNELQIIKPGGRLLSLRTGPNKRFAEDQGFPWWKQKLFGAVGAKFDKKAKQKDIEYRFIFVRSDGTQLKKITGIVEKNDIVPLLHPQSFTLNDINKALELVANGRPKGKVIIQF, encoded by the coding sequence ATGAAGCGCACTATGAAAGCCGCTCAGATTACGAAATATTCTAAACAAATAAAAGCACAAGTGAACACTATTGAAATTCCAGATATTGCAGATCATGAAGTACTAGTTAAAGTCAAAGCCGCCGCTGTGAATCCACTGGAAATGTTAATCATGACAGGCAGTGTCAAATTCATTCAAGACTATAATTTTCCGCTCACGATCGGCAATGAACTGGCAGGTGTGATTGAAAACGTAGGCAAAAATGTACATGGATTTCAGGTAGGCGACGATATTTATACACGTTTACCTTTGAACAAAATAGGTGCCTTTGCAGAGTATGTCGCTGTAGACGCGGGTGCTATTGCACATATGCCCAAAAATTTGTCTTATGCAGAAGCATCTGCGGTAGCATTGACCGGACTTACGGCTTATCAAGGACTACATGAAGAACTAGAAGCAAAGTCGGGGCAGTCTGTTTTTATTCCAGGTGGATCAGGTAGCTTTGGTCAAATCGCTGTCCCTATCGCTAAAGATATGGGATTACAAGTCATCGTAAGCGGTAACGCACAGACACGCGAACGTACACTACAAATTGGTGCAGATCGATATTTGGATTATACGAAAGAAAACTATGTAGATGTTTTATCCCAGATTGATTATGTAATCGATACGTTAGGAGCAGAAGAATTTGATAATGAATTACAAATTATCAAGCCCGGAGGACGATTACTTTCTCTTCGTACAGGACCTAATAAACGTTTTGCAGAGGATCAAGGCTTCCCATGGTGGAAACAAAAACTTTTTGGTGCTGTTGGTGCCAAATTCGATAAAAAAGCGAAGCAAAAAGATATAGAATATCGCTTTATTTTTGTTCGTTCAGACGGTACACAATTGAAAAAAATTACGGGAATCGTTGAAAAAAATGATATCGTTCCACTTCTTCATCCTCAATCATTTACGCTAAACGATATCAATAAAGCATTAGAGCTTGTAGCCAATGGTCGACCAAAAGGTAAAGTTATTATACAATTCTGA
- a CDS encoding TetR/AcrR family transcriptional regulator, giving the protein MARHKEFEINEVLDKAMFLFWTQGYEKTSMQQLVDTMGIHRRSIYDTFGDKHALFIQALQRYKSLQAERLQLLIEKQAPVKELMRRFLTTMVDNKDFPKGCMMVNSGVELGILDPEVSTFVENGYTQTEQYLRELLLIGQNNGEIKADVDTEFLAHYFMNAWLGLRAMVKTTADQQKLNGIIDTTLRILD; this is encoded by the coding sequence ATGGCAAGGCATAAAGAATTTGAAATTAATGAAGTATTAGATAAAGCGATGTTTTTATTCTGGACGCAAGGATATGAGAAAACATCGATGCAACAATTGGTTGATACGATGGGAATTCATCGAAGAAGTATTTATGATACGTTTGGAGACAAACACGCTCTGTTTATTCAAGCACTACAACGGTACAAATCTCTTCAAGCAGAACGATTACAATTGTTAATAGAAAAACAAGCACCTGTTAAAGAACTGATGCGACGGTTTCTAACCACTATGGTGGATAACAAAGATTTTCCTAAAGGATGTATGATGGTGAACTCGGGTGTGGAGCTAGGTATACTTGATCCCGAAGTATCTACCTTTGTAGAAAATGGCTATACACAAACAGAACAATACTTGCGTGAGCTACTTCTGATCGGTCAAAATAACGGTGAAATAAAAGCGGATGTTGATACCGAATTTCTCGCTCACTATTTTATGAATGCATGGTTAGGTTTGCGTGCTATGGTCAAAACAACAGCAGACCAGCAAAAATTAAACGGTATTATTGATACAACATTACGTATTTTGGATTAA
- a CDS encoding SDR family NAD(P)-dependent oxidoreductase, which translates to MKKTVLITGVSGGIGKELANLFAKDGYNLVLVARNEAKLQEMAKDYEQKHGTHSIVIPKDVSVTGVPEAIFLELKEKGIVVDYLVNNAGFGLYGKFLETDWEQETNMIDINIKALTIMTKLFVPDMVKRGQGGVMNVASLVGFFPGPMMSVYYASKAYVLSFTEALENELSGTGVTVTALCPGVTATGFVDRSGMGASKMIQNGSIMKPDEVAQMGYRGFLRGDTIIIPGARNRFLAFSPRLLPRKWITRIVRSMQDRAGH; encoded by the coding sequence ATGAAAAAAACAGTATTGATTACAGGTGTATCTGGCGGGATTGGGAAAGAATTAGCTAATCTATTTGCTAAAGACGGATATAATCTGGTGTTGGTCGCACGTAATGAAGCGAAATTGCAAGAAATGGCGAAAGATTATGAACAAAAACATGGTACACATTCTATCGTTATTCCCAAAGATGTATCGGTTACAGGTGTACCGGAAGCTATTTTTCTAGAGTTAAAAGAAAAAGGAATTGTGGTAGATTATCTTGTGAATAATGCTGGATTTGGCTTATACGGGAAATTTTTAGAAACAGATTGGGAACAAGAAACCAATATGATCGATATAAATATCAAAGCGCTAACGATTATGACCAAATTATTTGTACCGGATATGGTGAAGCGAGGACAGGGCGGCGTGATGAATGTAGCTTCATTAGTAGGCTTTTTCCCTGGACCGATGATGTCTGTCTATTATGCAAGCAAAGCGTATGTATTATCGTTCACAGAAGCACTTGAAAATGAATTAAGTGGAACAGGTGTAACCGTGACTGCACTTTGCCCGGGAGTCACAGCTACAGGATTTGTAGATCGTTCAGGTATGGGCGCATCTAAAATGATACAAAATGGTTCTATTATGAAGCCAGACGAAGTTGCCCAAATGGGATATCGCGGATTTTTGCGAGGAGATACTATTATTATACCGGGAGCACGTAACCGCTTTTTAGCATTTAGCCCACGATTATTACCACGCAAATGGATCACTCGTATTGTAAGATCGATGCAAGATCGAGCCGGTCACTAA
- a CDS encoding GNAT family N-acetyltransferase: MNRIRIELITEATKDCLQLPNETFYLFGELVVTKPNDTWEYQEKYFDEIKEKIFPEENYSFAKIDQDGFAIVAFDHDICVGLAVFEIEWNKYCYLSDLKVNQKYRRSGISKDMLDLAMTISKEKNCKGLSTIAQSYNLAANKFYLKYGFEIGGLNNKSYHFTSERGNSDIYYYLDFE; encoded by the coding sequence TTGAATCGTATTAGAATTGAATTGATAACAGAAGCAACCAAAGATTGTTTGCAATTACCTAATGAGACATTTTATTTGTTTGGTGAATTAGTTGTGACAAAGCCTAATGATACATGGGAATATCAAGAGAAATACTTTGATGAGATCAAAGAAAAAATATTTCCAGAAGAGAACTATTCATTTGCCAAAATCGATCAGGATGGTTTTGCTATAGTTGCATTTGATCATGATATCTGTGTTGGACTGGCTGTATTTGAGATCGAATGGAATAAATATTGCTATCTTAGTGATCTGAAAGTAAATCAAAAATATCGTAGAAGTGGTATCTCTAAAGACATGCTTGATTTGGCAATGACTATATCCAAAGAAAAGAATTGTAAAGGTTTGAGTACTATTGCTCAATCGTATAATCTCGCTGCTAACAAATTCTATTTAAAATATGGGTTTGAAATCGGCGGTTTGAATAATAAAAGCTATCATTTTACATCTGAACGAGGCAATTCTGATATTTATTACTATTTGGATTTTGAATAA
- a CDS encoding NUDIX hydrolase produces MPDSSINDANPILNHNGLTEQQFLEQYDAGIYERPSATVDMLIFTVMNQEQDNYRKLPEKSLQLLMIQRGEHPYKGQWALPGGFVSIDESLDEAAARELRSETNLEHIYMEQLYTWGEVDRDPRTRVISCSYMALVDSSTQQVQAGEDADDARWFKLDYHIMQEKKVRLPDGCEIERDIRIHLHHGEYQLSGLVRVTHVYRGTINDVRWEVIESEGIAFDHAKMIAYGVERLRSKIEYTDIAFNLMPPLFTLSALQQVYEIILDRELLAPAFRRKIASQVIATNEYTKDAGHRPSQLFRFRPAWEEVVK; encoded by the coding sequence ATGCCGGATTCGTCAATCAACGATGCTAATCCCATTCTTAATCATAACGGACTTACTGAACAACAGTTTCTGGAACAATACGATGCTGGTATATATGAGCGACCTTCAGCTACGGTTGATATGCTGATTTTTACTGTAATGAATCAAGAGCAAGATAACTATCGTAAATTACCGGAAAAGTCATTGCAGTTATTGATGATACAACGTGGTGAACATCCGTATAAAGGACAGTGGGCATTGCCAGGGGGATTCGTTTCTATAGATGAAAGTCTGGATGAAGCCGCCGCACGTGAATTGCGAAGTGAAACGAACCTAGAACATATCTATATGGAGCAATTATATACTTGGGGTGAAGTGGATCGAGATCCTCGTACAAGGGTTATTAGTTGTTCGTACATGGCATTAGTGGATTCTAGCACCCAACAAGTACAAGCAGGGGAAGATGCAGATGATGCTAGATGGTTTAAGCTAGATTATCATATTATGCAGGAAAAGAAAGTTCGCTTACCTGATGGATGTGAGATCGAGCGAGATATTCGGATTCATTTGCATCATGGAGAGTATCAGTTATCTGGATTGGTTCGGGTTACTCATGTCTATCGCGGAACGATTAATGATGTACGCTGGGAAGTGATTGAGAGTGAAGGCATTGCTTTTGATCATGCTAAAATGATTGCATATGGTGTAGAACGCCTACGTAGTAAAATTGAGTATACCGATATTGCGTTTAATTTGATGCCACCGTTATTTACATTATCTGCACTGCAACAAGTGTATGAAATTATTTTGGATCGAGAACTATTAGCACCTGCCTTTCGTCGAAAAATCGCTTCACAAGTTATAGCGACTAATGAATATACGAAAGATGCAGGACATCGACCGTCCCAACTGTTTCGTTTTCGTCCCGCCTGGGAAGAGGTTGTTAAATAG
- a CDS encoding TIGR02452 family protein has product MTSREIRSKWAQETLDILERGHYKVLSGKQVDIKSEVEYTINNSVLYTPEKLPTVKEKAVAKINTLVQHTNDIKSPYTAESLQPEESSLSDDERCASKIIVNPYSTLKAVEQLTMRQRRDKVACLNFASARNPGGGFLGGSQAQEESLARSSSLYPSQIQMTEMYNYNRQQKSCLYSDYMIYSPQVTVFREDGGSLRAQTYQVSIITAPAVNAGVVREREPEHVDQIGTVMLERIRYILAVAAEQGNEYLVLGAFGCGVFRNDPYEVATWFRQVLLEEKYALLFKQIIFAVYDRSKDQQVIQAFEKIFKA; this is encoded by the coding sequence ATGACATCACGAGAAATCCGCTCCAAATGGGCGCAGGAAACATTAGATATTTTAGAACGAGGTCATTACAAAGTCCTATCAGGTAAACAGGTTGATATCAAATCAGAAGTTGAATATACTATCAACAATTCTGTTCTGTATACACCTGAAAAATTACCAACAGTCAAAGAAAAAGCAGTCGCAAAGATCAACACTCTTGTACAACATACAAATGACATCAAAAGTCCATATACAGCAGAGTCATTACAACCGGAAGAGTCGTCATTGTCGGATGATGAGCGCTGTGCGTCAAAGATTATTGTAAACCCATATTCAACGCTCAAAGCAGTCGAACAACTCACCATGAGACAACGACGTGATAAAGTTGCTTGTCTCAATTTTGCTTCTGCACGTAATCCAGGTGGTGGATTTCTAGGAGGAAGTCAGGCACAAGAAGAAAGTCTAGCTCGTTCATCTTCCCTTTATCCTAGCCAGATTCAGATGACTGAAATGTATAACTATAATCGACAGCAAAAAAGTTGTCTGTACTCTGATTATATGATCTACTCGCCACAGGTAACGGTCTTTCGGGAAGACGGCGGTTCGCTGAGAGCACAGACCTATCAAGTATCTATCATTACGGCACCGGCTGTAAATGCAGGGGTAGTTAGAGAAAGAGAACCTGAACATGTAGACCAGATCGGCACAGTCATGTTAGAGCGGATTCGATATATTTTAGCTGTAGCGGCAGAGCAGGGCAATGAATATCTGGTATTAGGAGCTTTCGGATGCGGTGTATTCCGTAATGATCCGTATGAAGTGGCAACGTGGTTCCGTCAGGTGCTACTAGAAGAAAAGTATGCTTTATTGTTCAAACAGATTATTTTCGCAGTCTATGATCGTTCCAAAGATCAGCAAGTAATTCAAGCTTTTGAAAAAATATTTAAAGCATGA
- a CDS encoding NADAR family protein: MSRSESPSESFLFFYRDASPFSQWYPASFILEGQQFTSAEQYMMYGKAQLFGDHEIARRVIEAPHPRQQKALGRQVQRFDNDLWNQEAKNIVYRGNHAKFTQNPELLLVLLATAGHTLVEASPTDRIWGIGLAEDDPRIHQRATWRGTNWLGEVLTQLREDLLSQV, encoded by the coding sequence ATGAGTAGATCTGAATCGCCATCAGAATCATTTTTATTTTTTTATCGGGATGCTTCTCCATTTTCGCAGTGGTATCCAGCATCTTTTATATTAGAAGGACAGCAATTTACATCGGCAGAGCAGTATATGATGTATGGCAAAGCTCAATTGTTTGGCGATCATGAAATTGCTAGACGAGTAATAGAAGCGCCACATCCTCGTCAGCAAAAAGCATTAGGACGGCAAGTGCAACGATTCGATAACGATCTCTGGAATCAAGAAGCCAAAAATATCGTGTATCGCGGGAATCATGCCAAGTTTACCCAGAATCCAGAATTATTATTGGTTCTATTGGCTACAGCTGGTCATACGCTGGTGGAAGCCAGCCCTACAGACCGAATCTGGGGAATCGGGCTTGCTGAAGATGATCCTCGTATTCATCAACGCGCTACATGGCGGGGAACGAATTGGTTAGGCGAAGTATTAACACAATTACGAGAAGATTTATTATCACAAGTATAA
- a CDS encoding HAMP domain-containing sensor histidine kinase yields the protein MAKRIKKSKQTSILSYWTIRYFIILCIGLLIIATAAVYWVRDTAMDSRLKTAGLLGQEVADRVTSANGTIVIPNKLDKIIDNRLKFFNLDEYMCIMIANEKGQFLFSMPNLPQDKLSKKLTPDLSEPTDNRYMAVNTPIYNDQGVKIGQVTLLQSKKSLTYSPNEIVLVVVLLSTLIISGWLTIYWLSRKLSRPIQLVANAAKQIRAGNYDVNLQIDTKEQEITELVQSFEEMAQRLKQLEEWRALSLAGVTHELKTPVTSIKGLVMAVREEVVTQDEAKEFLDIALKESERMERMIADLLDYNAFTSGSVEIQSDRLHLQLLISEIAYQWKLTHESYPVDMVLDLPEEPLYTMGDSLRIQQIFVNLLNNGLQAVDKSIPIQFRIRMYAEQQYIHVEVTDNGTGVAPEDQSHIFERFYRGDRKKRSVRGLGLGLTYSQLLARAQGGELRLRQSSSSGSTFALQLPR from the coding sequence TTGGCTAAGCGAATAAAAAAATCAAAACAAACATCTATTTTATCGTATTGGACGATTCGTTATTTTATTATTTTATGTATCGGATTGTTGATTATTGCTACGGCTGCGGTCTATTGGGTTCGAGATACAGCGATGGATAGTCGCCTAAAAACAGCAGGTTTACTCGGTCAAGAAGTTGCTGATCGGGTCACATCTGCTAATGGAACAATAGTTATTCCGAATAAGCTGGATAAGATTATTGATAATCGGCTGAAATTTTTTAATTTGGATGAATATATGTGTATTATGATTGCGAATGAAAAAGGTCAGTTCTTATTCTCTATGCCTAATCTTCCGCAAGATAAACTAAGTAAAAAGTTAACGCCTGATCTTTCTGAACCGACAGATAATCGGTATATGGCTGTGAACACTCCTATTTACAATGATCAAGGAGTCAAGATTGGACAGGTGACGTTACTTCAATCCAAAAAGTCTCTTACGTATAGCCCTAATGAAATTGTGTTAGTAGTGGTTCTGTTAAGTACGCTTATTATCTCAGGCTGGCTAACGATCTACTGGTTATCTCGCAAATTATCCCGACCGATCCAATTAGTAGCCAATGCAGCCAAACAGATTCGTGCAGGTAACTACGATGTGAATTTGCAAATAGATACGAAAGAACAAGAAATCACAGAGCTGGTACAGTCTTTCGAAGAAATGGCACAGCGATTGAAACAGTTAGAAGAATGGCGCGCTCTATCTCTAGCCGGTGTCACCCATGAATTAAAAACACCTGTTACCTCGATCAAAGGTCTGGTGATGGCTGTACGAGAAGAAGTGGTCACTCAAGATGAAGCCAAAGAATTTCTTGATATTGCGCTCAAAGAATCAGAGCGTATGGAGCGTATGATTGCAGACTTACTGGATTATAATGCTTTTACTTCTGGTAGTGTAGAGATTCAGAGTGATCGGTTACACTTGCAACTGCTCATCTCCGAGATTGCTTATCAATGGAAATTAACACATGAATCGTATCCAGTCGATATGGTTCTCGATCTGCCTGAAGAACCACTTTATACGATGGGCGACTCTTTACGGATTCAGCAAATCTTTGTGAATCTGCTTAATAATGGATTACAGGCTGTGGATAAAAGTATACCGATTCAATTCCGTATTCGGATGTATGCGGAACAGCAATATATTCATGTAGAAGTAACCGATAATGGTACAGGCGTAGCCCCTGAAGATCAGTCTCATATTTTCGAACGCTTTTATCGGGGAGATCGCAAAAAGCGTAGTGTGCGTGGCTTAGGATTAGGGCTTACTTACAGTCAATTGTTAGCCCGTGCTCAAGGTGGCGAATTGCGATTGCGTCAGAGTTCTTCGTCAGGCAGTACATTTGCTTTACAATTGCCAAGATAA
- a CDS encoding SDR family NAD(P)-dependent oxidoreductase encodes MKYTVITGASSGIGYESALAFAAKGKNLIIVARRVDKLEELQAKIKELHPELDVVVVTSDLSVTEQAYELYNNLKNYQIETWINNAGLGEGAMVVDQNLTKVETMLRVNIESLTILSTLYVRDYANVEGTQLINVSSALGYIIAIGTVAYSASKYYVSAFTEGLAKELELKGAHLKAKVLAPAITETDFIKVSNDVEDYQYENNIPKYHTAQQMAGFMVNLYESNETVGIVDSEYNFKLTAPIYPTIS; translated from the coding sequence ATGAAATATACTGTTATTACAGGAGCTAGCTCAGGAATAGGTTATGAAAGTGCATTGGCATTTGCTGCTAAAGGAAAAAATTTGATTATTGTAGCAAGAAGAGTAGACAAGTTAGAAGAGCTTCAAGCCAAAATTAAAGAATTACATCCAGAATTAGATGTAGTGGTTGTTACAAGTGATCTTTCTGTTACCGAGCAAGCTTATGAGCTATACAATAACTTGAAAAATTATCAAATCGAAACATGGATCAATAATGCAGGGCTTGGAGAAGGTGCAATGGTTGTCGATCAAAATCTAACAAAAGTCGAAACGATGTTACGAGTGAATATAGAATCTTTAACGATTCTGTCTACCCTTTATGTTAGAGATTATGCAAATGTTGAAGGTACTCAATTAATTAACGTATCATCAGCACTTGGATATATTATTGCTATAGGAACTGTAGCATACTCTGCTTCTAAATATTATGTAAGTGCATTTACGGAAGGGCTTGCTAAAGAGTTAGAACTCAAAGGCGCTCATCTCAAAGCTAAAGTATTAGCACCTGCTATTACAGAAACAGATTTTATCAAAGTATCTAATGATGTGGAAGACTATCAATACGAGAACAATATTCCTAAATACCACACAGCCCAGCAAATGGCAGGATTCATGGTTAATCTGTATGAAAGCAATGAGACTGTAGGTATTGTTGATTCAGAGTATAACTTTAAATTAACAGCACCTATCTACCCTACGATCTCATAA
- a CDS encoding response regulator transcription factor, whose amino-acid sequence MNLILIVEDEEGIARVLSAYLKKAGFETLRAADGHQALELFNSSSPALVILDIMLPGMDGWELLKMIRSKSACPVIMLTARDDIQDRLTGLDGGADDYMTKPFMPEEVVARVNAVLRRRPHWNDGISKRNFGNLVIDMAAKRVYLNGAEVALSPRDLSLLLFLSEHPNRTFTRDHLIEQVWGMDYDGSDRAVDLSVKRLRQSLSHWSSQTGELRTLRGMGYQFWLSE is encoded by the coding sequence ATGAACTTAATACTTATCGTAGAAGATGAAGAAGGTATTGCCCGCGTTCTATCTGCTTATTTGAAAAAAGCAGGGTTTGAAACGTTGCGCGCTGCCGATGGTCATCAAGCATTAGAACTATTCAATTCCTCTTCCCCTGCACTGGTGATACTGGATATTATGTTGCCAGGAATGGATGGCTGGGAGTTGCTCAAAATGATTCGTAGTAAAAGTGCTTGTCCGGTGATTATGCTGACTGCACGTGACGATATTCAAGACCGACTCACTGGACTTGATGGTGGAGCCGATGATTATATGACCAAGCCTTTTATGCCTGAAGAAGTAGTAGCTAGAGTAAATGCTGTACTACGTCGTCGTCCACACTGGAATGATGGCATCAGCAAACGTAATTTCGGAAATCTGGTGATTGATATGGCAGCCAAACGTGTGTATTTGAATGGTGCTGAAGTGGCACTTAGTCCACGCGATTTATCGTTGTTACTTTTTTTATCAGAGCATCCGAACCGTACCTTTACTCGTGATCACTTGATTGAACAGGTCTGGGGAATGGATTACGACGGAAGTGATCGAGCAGTCGATCTATCTGTCAAACGATTGCGTCAGTCACTTTCTCACTGGTCATCGCAAACAGGTGAACTTCGAACATTGCGCGGAATGGGGTATCAATTTTGGCTAAGCGAATAA
- a CDS encoding YceI family protein has translation MNKKTRNILIIVAIVVVIVAIGGYQFMKSYMGNKVAIEQVIPATNTSTEASGTAASGASVAGDQLNGDWKINTDSSKVYFSVTTSQETVNFVDNKVTGNWTVNVDDPTKMVAEGQIDMSAIDSGTAQRDEHVKEADFFDVAKFPQATFKATSFEGLPTTWTEGATNDFTMKGTLTVKGIDKDVTVAGKAVYQGGQILLSGTTTVTFEDFGMKNPHSVVLSTQNDIGVQLELTLDK, from the coding sequence ATGAATAAAAAAACAAGAAATATCCTCATTATCGTTGCTATTGTAGTAGTGATCGTGGCGATTGGTGGCTATCAATTTATGAAGAGTTATATGGGGAACAAAGTAGCTATTGAGCAAGTTATTCCAGCGACAAACACTTCTACTGAAGCTAGCGGAACAGCAGCATCTGGCGCAAGTGTAGCAGGAGACCAACTGAATGGCGATTGGAAAATCAATACCGATTCTTCTAAAGTATACTTCTCTGTAACGACTTCACAGGAAACAGTAAACTTTGTAGATAACAAAGTAACGGGTAACTGGACAGTGAATGTAGACGATCCTACCAAAATGGTAGCTGAAGGACAAATCGATATGAGCGCGATTGATTCAGGAACAGCTCAACGTGATGAGCATGTGAAAGAAGCTGATTTCTTCGATGTTGCCAAGTTCCCACAAGCGACTTTCAAAGCTACTTCTTTTGAAGGCTTGCCAACAACATGGACAGAAGGCGCTACTAACGATTTTACAATGAAAGGTACATTAACTGTTAAAGGTATTGATAAAGATGTAACGGTTGCAGGTAAAGCCGTATATCAAGGTGGACAAATTCTACTATCCGGTACAACAACAGTAACGTTTGAAGATTTTGGTATGAAAAATCCTCACTCGGTAGTATTGAGTACCCAAAATGATATTGGTGTTCAACTGGAATTAACATTAGACAAATAA
- a CDS encoding bifunctional transcriptional activator/DNA repair enzyme AdaA, with protein sequence MNDTATHITDSPHITTEQWQAIVNNDSSYDGQFWYAVRTTGIFCRPSCKSKAPRPQNVTIFADPDQALIAQYRPCKRCKPTGERLPDQEWIAVITQYIDQHYTEPLTLHGLAEIGHGSPYHLHRTFKKVMNITPVEYIQRCRINQACQELITTNHSMTAIGLNIGIPNTSYFVTLFKKKIGITPAQYRKQHHADQSVKGE encoded by the coding sequence ATGAATGATACTGCAACGCATATAACAGATAGTCCACATATCACTACCGAACAATGGCAAGCGATTGTTAATAATGATTCTTCATATGATGGTCAGTTTTGGTATGCAGTGCGGACGACAGGCATATTTTGCCGTCCTTCTTGTAAATCGAAAGCACCTCGACCACAGAATGTAACTATTTTTGCAGATCCCGATCAAGCGCTTATTGCTCAGTATCGTCCTTGCAAACGGTGCAAGCCTACAGGAGAACGATTACCTGATCAGGAGTGGATCGCTGTCATTACACAATATATCGATCAGCATTATACAGAGCCATTAACATTACATGGATTAGCAGAGATAGGTCATGGTAGCCCGTATCATTTACATCGTACATTCAAAAAAGTAATGAATATTACGCCGGTAGAATATATTCAGCGTTGTCGTATTAATCAAGCCTGTCAGGAATTGATCACTACGAATCATAGTATGACTGCGATCGGATTGAATATAGGCATACCGAACACTTCATACTTTGTTACTTTATTCAAAAAGAAAATCGGCATCACGCCCGCACAATATCGCAAACAGCATCATGCTGACCAATCAGTAAAAGGAGAGTAG